The window TTCTTTTCTAGACTATTCCGTTTAAGACGGGGAAATTCTTGCGGTATTCTTCCTGTGATTTTGAATAAATTGTGCATTTTATCACACTTTCGTCTGTGGAATTTCCCGATGCGAGGATTTCGCCCAATGGGGAAATGACCAGGGAGGTGCCGCCCAGCGGAATGCCGCCGATTGCGTTTTCCTGGGTGGAAACACCATTGACAGCCGCAATGTAAACTTGGTTCTCGATGGCCCTTGCTTTTAACAAAGTAATCCAGTGCTCTATTCTTACTGCGGGCCAGGCTGCCTGTACTGTAATTAGGCGGGCACCCTTCTTTGTGATTTCACGGAACAGCTCTGGGAATCTCAGGTCATAGCAGATTGCGGAACCTACAGGCCAATGGCTGCAAGCCCCGTCGTTATTGGGTTCGCTGCTGGGTGTAGAAGCTATTTTGAATAAACTAACATCTATTCCCGAGTTGAATTCCTTTAACTCCGGAAAGAAGGGATGGACTTTGTCATAGCAGGCAATTTCCGTATTGCAACCAGGCACATATACACTGGAATGGTTACGCAGTCTGCCGTCGCTGTTCAAGGCAATTCCTGCACCTATTACGGTACAGCCTGTTTCGTTGGCCAGGTCGCTGAGGAATTTTGCGGTTTCGCCTAGATCACTGCTGCTGAAATCCTCCGCATATTCCGCGGGATTCTTGGGCAGGTAACCTGTGGCAAATGTCTCGGGAAGAATGATCATCCCACCGGGGCGAACATTGCCTAATAGAGAACGAACCTTGGCGAAATTTGTTTGCTTATCGCCGAGGGTAGAATTCATTTGCACCAGGATTACGTCTAGCATAGTGGCTCGAAATATAAAATTATTCTAATTTATGTGCTATGAAGTTTCGTTCTCTGCTATTGCTGATTCTTGTTACTGTAGGCTTTGTTTTTGCTGCTACCCCTGCAACGATCATGGGTGTGGTCCTTGAAGCTGAATCTGATTTGCCCATTAAGGGTGTTTCGATTACCTATGCCTCGGGTAAGGTTCTTGGTGAAACCAACTCTGACGGTCGATACGAACTGACCGTTGATTCCAAGAACGCCTCCCTGATTTTTAAGAAGGATGGCTTTGACAGCGTATTGGTGGAACTTCAGGACTTTGCAGACCTGTACGACATGGTGGTGACTCTTTCTACCAACGTCCGCAACCTGGGTGCAAGTACCATTATCGGTGGCGAAGCAGAAAAGGCCCAGTGGACAGTGGAACGCAAGGTGAACCTGGACAAGCTGGAAGATGCTGCTGGCATGCGCTTTGACGTAACGGAACATTTGAGCCAGATGCCGGGTATTTCCGGCCAGAAGGACTTTAGCAGTGCTCTTTACTATGATGGATCCCGTGCAGGTGACGTGGCCTACCACCTTGGTCGCCTTCGAATTCCCAATATGCGCCACCTCGATGTGGGCTTCCCGGGAAACCTGTCCGTAGTCAATCCTCACATCTTGAGCGGAATCGAAATCCACGATCACTATGGCGAAGGCCCTATTGGTCAGGGTCTTGCAACTTCTGTCCAGTACATTCCTGAACAGACCAAGGGCGATTGGGGCTTGAGAGGCTCTGCGGGCATTACCATGCAGGAAGTGGTGGTAGATGCTCCCTGGCTGTTCTGGGATAGCTTCCGCTTTGCCTTCCGTCGTCAGGATGGTGAAATGTTAAAGAACCTTGGCGAAAAGTTCTTTACCGAGTTCAAGAAGCGTAGCAAGGAATGCGGTGAAAGCTGTAACGTAAAGTCCTCTGATCCCTTTGACCTGGAAGCCTTTGACGTGTATGCGCAATTCAATGGCGCCGATAGCAACGGCAATACCTGGGCGCTTCGCACACTCTATAGTTCCGACGAATACCGCATTAGCCAGGATACCTCCACTTCTGTGGACCAGACAAACTCCATCGATATCATCGAAGGGGAACAGACCTACCTGGTGATTGGCGCCGAGTACGTTTCCCGCTTTGGTACAAGTGGCCATGCCGGTATCGTTCGCGAATACTTGAGCGATACTTTGCGTGATACCACGGGCTTCCGCAGCACATCCAATTCCAAGGAAGCGGCGACCTTTATCGACGGTTACGAACAGACCCACACCACAATCAGTGGCGGTTTGGACAAGAACTTTACCGGTGATATCCTGGGTTCTAAACTGAGTGGCGCTGTTCTTTATGAACATCACATCGTGGAACGCGGTTACCCGGACTTCGGTGATACCCAGTCCCAGGATTACCAGACCGGAGTGCTTTCTGGTGCAGGCCGTTTGAACTGGAAGAGCGATTATTCCCAGAAGATTCTTTCTGTGGGTGCTGTGGCTGACTGGTCTGAACATGATGCCGCTCCTACGGCTTCCTTCGACTACGAACAGAATCTGTCCAAGGTAGACACTGCCTACTGGCGCCTGTTTATGAATACCGCCTACCGTAGCGACTGGAAACCTTGCTATGACGATGGCGACTTGAAGGGCCGTCTGGAATCCGGAGCCTCGCTCAAGGTTGGCGTTGGATATAATTCCAAGTATCTCGTTGGCCAGGTTTCCGGCTTTGGACGTTACTACAACGATCCTCTGCTTCCCATGCCCAAGGCTTATGCGCAGTACAAGGACGTGACTCCTGTGGACTTTGCCTGGGTTACCGGTGCATCGGGTACCGTGGAATTCAAGACTTCCCACCATTTCTCCATGGCGACAAACGTAAGCTCTGTCTATGGTGAGTACGAACTGGATGGCGGAAGCTCCCTGCCGTGGGAAGCCAACTCCCGCTTCGACATTCTTTCTCACTTCCGCTACTATCCCCGTAACGACTCCATCGTTTCTGTGATTGTAACCCATCATGCTGCATTGAATCGACCGCTGTATTACTACAAGATCAATCCCTCTTACACATTGGTGGATGAAAACGGAGACTTTGAACGCGGCAACGGAACCCGCCGCCTTAAGGATTATCATGAGTTCACGGATATGTTCCGCACCGATGTCCGCGTGAATCTTGACCTTGTCGGCAAGAAGAGCTTCTTCCAGAGTGCCCGCTTCTACGTGGAAGTGGATAACATCTTTGCTAATCTCGATGTTTCCGCCCTTAAGTTCCTGGGTTCCGATAACGAACGTGAACGTTCCTGGGTAACTCGCGACAAGAACGAAAGTTCTGTGGATGGCTATGACCTGGTTCCCTTCCTTGCCAAGGGTATGGGTCTGTACGTACAGTTCGGTGTAGAAGTCCAGCTGGGAATCTAGTTAGAAATGAAATGCGGTCAAAAGGAGTTGGATAGCTCCTGGAATGACCGAGAGAAACAACAAGACTCGTCATCCTGGTGCGACCAAACGAAAGAATATGGAACGTCATCCTGGTGCGACCAAACAAAAGAATATGGAACGTCATCCTGGTGCGACCAAACAAAAGAATATGAAACGTCATCCTGGAGGGGCTTTGCCCCGATAGGATCCAAAACGATGAATGTTACCTGTAAATTGCAACACTTTGCTTAAGGGCCACATGTTATGATGTTTAAAAGCTTTCTGCTTACGGCATTTGTGCTTGTCGGGCTTGCGGTGGCACACCCTACGGAGGTTCCCTTTGAGCCTAAGAAACCTGCAAAGCCCTTGCGATATTGCTCTTCCGTAAAGCAGTGGCTGGAATACGCCAAGTCGGATACCAGTCTTGTGGAGATTACCAACATGAAGGGAATCCGCATGGACCTTCGTTATGGTACTTTTAATAACGTAACGGGCCATGACCTGTATTGCGGTGTTCAGCGGGCGTTCTTGCATAAAGATGGATTGGCCAAATTGCGCAGGGCGCTTAAGATTATAGAATCGGAAATGCCTGGCGCACAGCTGGTGATTTTTGATGCGGCTCGACCCATGTACGCTCAGGGTGCATTGAAGGCGGCGGTTGTGGGTACGCCCTACAGCAATTATGTTTCTTCGGGCAAGACGGGCGGGCTCCACAACTACGGCCTCGCTCTGGACCTTAGCCTTACGGACGAGAACGGCGAGCTGCTTGATATGGGAACCGACTTCGATTCCTTTGAACGTTGTGCGGGAGAAGTGGGCGAGGCCGACGCTCTTAAGAGCGGCCGCCTTACGCAACAGCAGGTGGATAATCGCAACAAGCTCCGCAGTATAATGAAACGCGCCGGCTGGGTAACGCTAAATTCCGAGTGGTGGCATTTTAACGCCTATACCCGCAATTACACCAAGGAAAACTACCCGCTGTTTCCGCTGTAGAAATCGTAGAGATGAACGCTATGCTTATTGTAGGCTAGGGCGTTTTTAAGGATTGCAAAAAAGGTGCCGTGAGGCACCCTTTTAAGTTACGGCAGCACCTTGATGCTTGCTCGCTTTAGACGGTCGTTTAACGCCATGCCCACGCCCTTGTTTGGAATGGGGTCTACCAGAATCAAGTCGTATTCCGGCAGGTCCAGGTCGTGCATGTAGGCGTAAAGCTTTGCGGTGGCTTCGAGCATGTCGCCCTTTTCGGACAGGTTCAGTGTGGCGGGAATGGCGCCGGGCTGATCGCCGAAGGCGATGCGGACAGTGCGCTTAGGCAGAGCGGTGCCGGCGGGAACTTCACCGTAGTACAGAGGAACCGTGGGGCGGTAGTGGGTGTCGCACTGCCCGGGGGCCGCCATGGCCTGGCCCGGCTTGGAGGTAGACTCCTTGATGGCGACCTTGCCTAGAACCTTCTCGATCATCTCGGGCGTGATTGCGCCGGGTCGCAGCACCGTGGGCTCTCCAACCAGGGAGACGATGGTGCTTTCAACGCCTACGTCACAGCTGCCGCCATCTACGATGCCGGCGATTCCGCGGTCTGCCAGCTGGTCTGCCACATGTTGGGCTGTCGTGGGGCTTACGTGCTTAAAGAGGTTTGCGCTGGGGGCTGCCAGAGGAATTCCTGCCTTGCGAATGATTTCCTGGGCCACGGGATGTGCCGGGAAACGAACCGCCACAGAGGGCAGGCCGCTGGTACAAAGATCGGGAATGCAGTCCTTCTTGGGAAGGATCATTGTCATGGGGCCCGGCCAGTAGGCTTCTGCCAGCTTGTAGGCTGCCTCGGGAATATCCTGGGCAACGTCCTTCAGCTGGTCGATATGGCAGATGTGCACAATCAGGGGATCGAAGGTAGGACGTTCCTTGATGGCGAAAATCTGCGCCAGGGCCTTGGGCTCGTATGCGTTTCCTGCAAGACCGTAGACGGTCTCGGTGGGGATGCCCACAACCCGCCCCTCTGCAAGCAGACGGGCGGCTTCTTCAACGGATGTCCAAGGAGGAAATTTCATGATGGCTCAAAGTTAGAAAAAGCATCGTGCTATTGCAACAAAAAAGGACGGCATCGCTGCCGTCCTTAAGTTCTTCAGGGTGTCATCTCGGTAATGCCGAGATGAGCTGTGCCGCTAGGCCTCTGTTGCAGGAGCTTCGCCTTCAGCCTTGGCTTCGGTTTCTTCTGCCTTGGGCTCATCCTTGCGACCGAAGGCAAATACCTTGTCGCAAGCGGTGTTGAAGCGGTTCCAAGTCTTTTCGGAATGTTCGCGAGGAACAGCGCCTACTTCCTTCCAGAGGCGACGCAGGTGCTTCACCTTGTTCATGGAGGCGGCAACAGTAGCTTCACTCAGGTCGGTGAGCAGGTCTTCGGCCTGTTCGCAAAGGAGCAACTTCTTCTGGAGGTTGTTCTGGCGAGCCTGTTCCTGAATGTCGAGCTGGTCGCGACGACGGGTAAAGAAGTCATCGCAGGCTTCACGGAAGGTCTTGTAGAGATCCTGGTCTTCTGCACCGCAGGAACCGATTTCGCGCCATTCCTTCTGGGTTTCGCGGACGGCATCTGCCAACTGGTTGGAGCCTGCGCTGTCTGCAAACTGCTTGACCTTTTCGATCATTTCGAGTTTCTTTGCCTTGACTTCTGCCAGGGTAGCGCTGAGGGTTGCGTCTGCGGCAGCGAGGCGGGCGAGAATCTTGTTGTAGACAGAGTTGAAACGATCGCTGATGGATTCGACTGCTTCCTTCGGGACCATGCCTGCAGCCTTGTATTCGGCTTCCAGAGTCTTCAGTTCGTCGAGAGTTCCCTGGGCGCTTGCGTCCATGGCTTCAAGCTTTTCGCAAACTGCGGACTTTGCGTCAAGATTCTTCTGCTTGGTAGCGTCCATTTCTTCGAAGTGGGCGCGCTTCTTTTCGAAGAAGCTGTCGCAAGCGGTTCTGAAGCGGGTCCAGATTTCGTCGGACTTGCTCTTGGGTACGGGGCCGGTGGCCTTCCAGGCGTCCTGAAGTTGCTTCAGCTTATTGGATGTTGCGTTCCAGTCGCTGGATTCGCTGATGGCTTCGGCTTCGACGCAGAGTGCAACCTTCTTTTCGTAGTTGGCTTCTCTGGATTCGTCTTCGGCCTTCAGGTTTTCCTTGTGCTGGGCATAGAAAGCGTTGGTGGCAGCCTTGTAACGTTCGCTGAGGGCGGCTACGTTGTCCTTAGGCACCATACCGATATTCTTGAAGGATTCCTGCAGTTCCTGTACAGACTTGAACTTGTCCTTCCAGAAGATTTCTGCATTGGCAACCAGTTCTTCGATCTTCTGGCAGATGGCTTCCTTGTCGGCCAAGTTCTTGAGGCGTTCAGCATTCATCTCTTCGATGAAGGCGGAGCAGTTTTCCTTGATCTTTTCGTAGTTGGCCTGGAAACGGTCGCGGTAGTCCTGGAGCTTTGCTGCGGACACGTTACCGATTTCCTTCCAGCGGTTGGACAGGTCACGGAGCTTGTTGAGGACAGCCTGGCTGCCTTCTTCCTTGGTCAGAGCGTCCATTTCTACAAGCAGTTCGTCGCGGGCGTTTTCGTTACGCCAGTTTTCCCACTGCTGCATTTCCTGGAAACGGCTGGTGGCGGCCTTGTATTCCTGCCACAGGTCGTGGTACTTGAACTTCTGTTCGCCAACGATTTCCTTCCACTGGTTGTAGCATTCGCGGACCTTCTTGTTCAGTTCGCGGAAGTCTTCATTTTCGTCGAAGGACTTGACCTTTTCGATAATGGCCTTCAGCTTTTCGGAGTTTTCTTCAACCAGCTTCTTGGAGCTTTCGGTAAAGGCGGTAATCTTTTCGGTAAGCTTGCTTCTCAGGGCGTTGTATGCCTGGAGTACGGGATCTTCGCCTTCCAGCAGCGGGAGCTTTTCCCATTCGCGGACAATGGCGTGGAGATGCTTGCCGGTGGTTTCGCTAACGTCGGTGTCGGCCAGAGCCTGGAGACGTTCCAGCAATTCCGGACGAGCGGATTCGTCGATGGCTTCGGGGACCTCGGTCTCTACAACGGCGGGTTTCTTGACTTCTTCAACCTTGAAGAAGGCGTTGTTGAAACGCTTGACGAGGGAGGCGTCCATAACGGACTTGCCTTCGTTCCATGCGGCAACAATGGTGTCTACACGTTCTGCGCATTCGGCAATCTTGCCGTCGGCGATAATCTGTTCCAGTTCTTCGAGGCTTGCTGCAAGGCTCTGAACCTTTTGTGCCAGTTCGGCTGCGGCCTTTTCCTTGGCAATCTTATCGGCGTTGGCTTCTTCATAGAACTTGATGAAGCTTGCATATACTTCGTCCAAGGTGGCCTGGAGATCACCCATGCCCAGTTCGGAGGCTTCCTTGATCAGGGCTTCAAACTGAGGCTTGGCGCTGATGGGGTCACGCTGGGCTGCCAGGAAGTGGGCCTGCTGGATCAAAGCTTCGCGCTTGCCGGCCAGGAGGGCTGCAGCCTTCTTGCCACCGTCTTCTGCTTCGCGCTTGGCACGGATCTTTTCGGAAACGGCCTTACGGACGGAGGTGTGCTTGGAACTCTTGGCGATGTCTGCCATGAGAGAATCGGAAGTAACCTTTTCTGCTGCGGCCAAGGCAATCTCTTCAACTGCGTCGCGGGTTGCCACGGCGGCGAGGATGCTGGGCTTGTTGCAAATTTTTACCAGTTCCTTGCGAAGTGCGTCGCAAGTGGTGTTGGACTTCAACAGGTCTTCTGCAAAGTGGGTGTCCTTGATGTCGGAGAGGTAGGCAAGCTCTTCGTTGGAGACGGATGTTGCGGACTTGAGCTTTTTGACGACTTCATCCAGGTAGCGGTTGGCTGCCAGTCGGCGTACGTTTTCGTCGGTGTCATTCTTAGAAATCTTCTGAAGGACGGCGATTGCGTTCAATTTCTTGACGGCTGCGGTTCTAACCTGTGCATCAGAGTCGGAACTGGCAATTTCTTCGATGATTCCCTGGTCGTTTACTTCGGTCTCAACAGACTTGGCGCGGACGGCGGGGTCAGATTTTTTCCAGTTCGGCTTTACAAAATCAAAAATGCTCATAGAAAGTTCTCCAATAGGTAGGCAAGCTCCTGAGTCGGGGCTTGTATAACATAATCTAACTAAAAAACTTTTTTTAAATAAATAAAAGTGCAATTTTTAGGCACTTTTTAGGTTATTAACTATCTTTGTTCCCGTGGCAAAACGAATTCCAAAAAATAAGGCCCCAGAAGAGGTTCATTCCAAGGTAAAATCCGCCCAATTGACGGATTTTTGCGAGGTGTATGTGCCTTTGGCACCTGCCGTGTATACTTATGGGGTGCCTGTAGGAACAAAGCTTTGCCGAGGAAGCGTTGTCTGGGTTCAATTTGCCACTCGTAAAAAGCCTGTCCTGGCAGTGGTTTCGAAGGTTCATCAGGATCGTCCTGACTTTGATGTGCGCCTGGCTTATCCTCATCAGTCTGGCTTTGTTTTTAGCGAAAGGTACATGGAAAACCTGGAGTGGGTGGCGCGGTACTACGTTTGCACACCCATGAAGGCTTTGTTCGTTTTTCTGCCTGCCGACTTTGACAGGTTCCTCGATGCCCTTGCCGTGTCGCCCGGTGTTCAAAATGTCCCGGTTGCACCGGTGGCCCTGCCTCCCAAACCGGACCTGCCATCACTGACATTGGAACAAACTAACGCGCTCAATGTTTTAAAACAAAAACTGGATGGAGATGGCTTTAGGGGCGCTCTATTACATGGCGTAACAGGTTCAGGGAAAACCCGTGTTTACCAGGAATTGGCGTACGAGGCTTTGAACCAAGGCAAGAAGGTTTTGATTCTTGTTCCTGAAATTGGACTTACTCCCCAGACCCTGAAGCGCTTTGAAGATTTTTTGCAGGTTCCTGTTGTTGTCCTGCATTCTGCACTATCCGCCCCCAAGAAGCGTGAAGGTTACGTTTCCATTATGAAGGGGGAAGCCCGTGTGGTTCTTGGAACCCGCAGCGCTATCCTTGCGCCATTTGACTTTGACCTGGTTATTC of the Fibrobacter sp. genome contains:
- a CDS encoding peptidase M15: MMFKSFLLTAFVLVGLAVAHPTEVPFEPKKPAKPLRYCSSVKQWLEYAKSDTSLVEITNMKGIRMDLRYGTFNNVTGHDLYCGVQRAFLHKDGLAKLRRALKIIESEMPGAQLVIFDAARPMYAQGALKAAVVGTPYSNYVSSGKTGGLHNYGLALDLSLTDENGELLDMGTDFDSFERCAGEVGEADALKSGRLTQQQVDNRNKLRSIMKRAGWVTLNSEWWHFNAYTRNYTKENYPLFPL
- a CDS encoding nitrilase, yielding MLDVILVQMNSTLGDKQTNFAKVRSLLGNVRPGGMIILPETFATGYLPKNPAEYAEDFSSSDLGETAKFLSDLANETGCTVIGAGIALNSDGRLRNHSSVYVPGCNTEIACYDKVHPFFPELKEFNSGIDVSLFKIASTPSSEPNNDGACSHWPVGSAICYDLRFPELFREITKKGARLITVQAAWPAVRIEHWITLLKARAIENQVYIAAVNGVSTQENAIGGIPLGGTSLVISPLGEILASGNSTDESVIKCTIYSKSQEEYRKNFPVLNGIV
- a CDS encoding carboxypeptidase-like regulatory domain-containing protein, which codes for MKFRSLLLLILVTVGFVFAATPATIMGVVLEAESDLPIKGVSITYASGKVLGETNSDGRYELTVDSKNASLIFKKDGFDSVLVELQDFADLYDMVVTLSTNVRNLGASTIIGGEAEKAQWTVERKVNLDKLEDAAGMRFDVTEHLSQMPGISGQKDFSSALYYDGSRAGDVAYHLGRLRIPNMRHLDVGFPGNLSVVNPHILSGIEIHDHYGEGPIGQGLATSVQYIPEQTKGDWGLRGSAGITMQEVVVDAPWLFWDSFRFAFRRQDGEMLKNLGEKFFTEFKKRSKECGESCNVKSSDPFDLEAFDVYAQFNGADSNGNTWALRTLYSSDEYRISQDTSTSVDQTNSIDIIEGEQTYLVIGAEYVSRFGTSGHAGIVREYLSDTLRDTTGFRSTSNSKEAATFIDGYEQTHTTISGGLDKNFTGDILGSKLSGAVLYEHHIVERGYPDFGDTQSQDYQTGVLSGAGRLNWKSDYSQKILSVGAVADWSEHDAAPTASFDYEQNLSKVDTAYWRLFMNTAYRSDWKPCYDDGDLKGRLESGASLKVGVGYNSKYLVGQVSGFGRYYNDPLLPMPKAYAQYKDVTPVDFAWVTGASGTVEFKTSHHFSMATNVSSVYGEYELDGGSSLPWEANSRFDILSHFRYYPRNDSIVSVIVTHHAALNRPLYYYKINPSYTLVDENGDFERGNGTRRLKDYHEFTDMFRTDVRVNLDLVGKKSFFQSARFYVEVDNIFANLDVSALKFLGSDNERERSWVTRDKNESSVDGYDLVPFLAKGMGLYVQFGVEVQLGI
- a CDS encoding threonylcarbamoyl-AMP synthase: MKFPPWTSVEEAARLLAEGRVVGIPTETVYGLAGNAYEPKALAQIFAIKERPTFDPLIVHICHIDQLKDVAQDIPEAAYKLAEAYWPGPMTMILPKKDCIPDLCTSGLPSVAVRFPAHPVAQEIIRKAGIPLAAPSANLFKHVSPTTAQHVADQLADRGIAGIVDGGSCDVGVESTIVSLVGEPTVLRPGAITPEMIEKVLGKVAIKESTSKPGQAMAAPGQCDTHYRPTVPLYYGEVPAGTALPKRTVRIAFGDQPGAIPATLNLSEKGDMLEATAKLYAYMHDLDLPEYDLILVDPIPNKGVGMALNDRLKRASIKVLP
- a CDS encoding DUF349 domain-containing protein, whose translation is MSIFDFVKPNWKKSDPAVRAKSVETEVNDQGIIEEIASSDSDAQVRTAAVKKLNAIAVLQKISKNDTDENVRRLAANRYLDEVVKKLKSATSVSNEELAYLSDIKDTHFAEDLLKSNTTCDALRKELVKICNKPSILAAVATRDAVEEIALAAAEKVTSDSLMADIAKSSKHTSVRKAVSEKIRAKREAEDGGKKAAALLAGKREALIQQAHFLAAQRDPISAKPQFEALIKEASELGMGDLQATLDEVYASFIKFYEEANADKIAKEKAAAELAQKVQSLAASLEELEQIIADGKIAECAERVDTIVAAWNEGKSVMDASLVKRFNNAFFKVEEVKKPAVVETEVPEAIDESARPELLERLQALADTDVSETTGKHLHAIVREWEKLPLLEGEDPVLQAYNALRSKLTEKITAFTESSKKLVEENSEKLKAIIEKVKSFDENEDFRELNKKVRECYNQWKEIVGEQKFKYHDLWQEYKAATSRFQEMQQWENWRNENARDELLVEMDALTKEEGSQAVLNKLRDLSNRWKEIGNVSAAKLQDYRDRFQANYEKIKENCSAFIEEMNAERLKNLADKEAICQKIEELVANAEIFWKDKFKSVQELQESFKNIGMVPKDNVAALSERYKAATNAFYAQHKENLKAEDESREANYEKKVALCVEAEAISESSDWNATSNKLKQLQDAWKATGPVPKSKSDEIWTRFRTACDSFFEKKRAHFEEMDATKQKNLDAKSAVCEKLEAMDASAQGTLDELKTLEAEYKAAGMVPKEAVESISDRFNSVYNKILARLAAADATLSATLAEVKAKKLEMIEKVKQFADSAGSNQLADAVRETQKEWREIGSCGAEDQDLYKTFREACDDFFTRRRDQLDIQEQARQNNLQKKLLLCEQAEDLLTDLSEATVAASMNKVKHLRRLWKEVGAVPREHSEKTWNRFNTACDKVFAFGRKDEPKAEETEAKAEGEAPATEA